A region of Phycisphaerales bacterium AB-hyl4 DNA encodes the following proteins:
- a CDS encoding DUF4129 domain-containing protein: MRLAALLMMAIMLLGFASAKAGAEVDAAARGGPTDDPRAHLQQIKEDPLFTRWQRREMRAQGGERSELWFSQQWNDLRTWIGDALDRLFARQRARSWFGEGAGEGLGTLMRWFGVVLAGVLLLFVVLTVVRLLQERSAAEQATPVRRSRIRDALESGEALAAGGSEWMGEAERLAGEGDLRLAYRAVYLSLLSGLHERKKIDFRRHRTNWTYVRQYRGADRERSVLAELTATFDETWYGQHLPERSRYEQIRERVGMLISGEAADG, translated from the coding sequence GTGAGGTTAGCGGCGCTGCTGATGATGGCGATCATGCTGCTGGGCTTCGCGTCCGCGAAGGCGGGGGCGGAGGTGGATGCGGCGGCGCGGGGCGGCCCGACAGATGATCCGCGGGCACATCTTCAGCAGATTAAAGAAGACCCGCTGTTCACGCGCTGGCAGCGGCGCGAAATGCGTGCACAGGGGGGCGAGCGAAGCGAGCTTTGGTTCAGCCAGCAATGGAACGACCTGCGGACGTGGATCGGCGATGCGCTCGACCGGCTGTTCGCTCGGCAGCGTGCACGAAGCTGGTTCGGCGAAGGGGCGGGCGAGGGATTGGGTACGTTGATGCGCTGGTTTGGCGTGGTGCTGGCGGGTGTGCTGCTGCTGTTCGTGGTGTTGACGGTGGTGCGGCTGTTGCAGGAACGAAGCGCTGCGGAGCAGGCGACGCCCGTGCGGCGGTCGCGAATTCGCGATGCACTGGAAAGCGGCGAAGCACTGGCGGCGGGCGGGTCGGAATGGATGGGGGAGGCGGAGCGGCTGGCGGGCGAGGGGGACCTTCGGCTGGCTTATCGAGCGGTTTATCTGTCGCTGCTGTCGGGGTTGCATGAGCGGAAGAAGATTGACTTTCGTCGGCATCGCACGAACTGGACTTACGTCCGGCAGTATCGGGGCGCGGATCGTGAGCGGTCGGTGCTGGCGGAACTGACGGCTACGTTTGATGAGACGTGGTACGGGCAACACTTGCCGGAGCGGTCGCGTTACGAGCAGATTCGCGAGCGGGTGGGCATGCTGATTTCGGGGGAGGCGGCCGATGGGTAA
- a CDS encoding DUF58 domain-containing protein: protein MTVPSRVVLWLLVVLAGVLLASAVLPGLLWVGLAGNAAVLLACVMEGAWLGRQDVRVSRWWDRRVQIDRPTSMHVSIENRSRRRMVVALRQVWPTDVEAVGGRAQVTLAPGERAEVELTFTARRRGPIAFQPVEVEAAWPLGLAKRRWTAGGTEQVTVFPDLQSLWTYERLRRSRALRHFGIHAQRMVGAGRELDQLRDYLPDDNYRDINWKATARRMTPITTVYQTERSRDVLLCVDCGRMMGEPVGGGTVLDRAVDAAVLLAHAATRQGDRIGLMRFGSRVDLSLKPTSGRVGVQKVIEGLVWASPQPVFASYPALVSEVRRRQNHRTLIFLFTSLNDPQLSGELARFVPLLSRRHLVVVVSLRDPLLDQTAEGGADDREQVYDVLAARQLADERNAHCRALSKAGVHVLEADAQGLQLKIINEYLSIKSRQLL, encoded by the coding sequence ATGACCGTGCCCAGCCGAGTCGTGTTGTGGTTGCTGGTGGTGTTGGCAGGCGTGCTGCTGGCGTCGGCGGTCTTGCCGGGGCTGCTGTGGGTCGGGCTGGCGGGCAACGCGGCGGTGCTGTTGGCTTGCGTGATGGAAGGGGCGTGGCTGGGTCGGCAGGATGTGCGGGTGAGTCGATGGTGGGATCGGCGGGTGCAGATCGATCGGCCGACGTCGATGCATGTGAGCATTGAAAACCGCTCGCGGCGGCGGATGGTCGTTGCATTACGGCAGGTCTGGCCGACGGATGTGGAAGCGGTGGGCGGGCGGGCGCAGGTGACGCTCGCGCCGGGCGAGCGGGCCGAGGTTGAGTTGACGTTCACCGCGCGGCGGCGTGGGCCGATTGCGTTTCAGCCGGTGGAGGTGGAGGCTGCGTGGCCGTTGGGCCTGGCGAAGCGGCGGTGGACGGCCGGCGGGACGGAACAGGTGACGGTCTTTCCCGATCTGCAAAGCTTGTGGACTTATGAGCGGCTGCGGCGGAGCCGGGCGCTGCGTCATTTCGGCATTCATGCGCAGCGGATGGTCGGGGCCGGCCGAGAGTTGGATCAACTTCGCGACTATCTGCCTGATGACAATTATCGCGACATCAACTGGAAGGCGACGGCTCGGCGGATGACGCCGATCACCACGGTCTATCAGACGGAGCGCAGTCGGGACGTGCTGTTGTGCGTGGATTGCGGGCGGATGATGGGTGAGCCGGTCGGCGGGGGCACGGTGCTGGACCGTGCGGTGGATGCGGCGGTGCTGCTGGCGCACGCGGCAACCCGGCAGGGCGATCGCATCGGGCTGATGCGATTTGGCAGCCGAGTTGATCTGTCGTTGAAGCCGACGTCTGGCCGAGTGGGGGTGCAGAAGGTGATCGAGGGGTTGGTGTGGGCTTCGCCGCAGCCGGTGTTCGCGTCGTACCCGGCGCTGGTGAGCGAAGTAAGGCGTCGGCAGAACCATCGCACGCTGATCTTTCTGTTTACAAGTCTGAACGACCCGCAGCTAAGCGGTGAGCTGGCGCGGTTCGTGCCGCTGTTGAGTCGACGGCATCTGGTGGTGGTGGTGAGTTTGCGTGATCCGTTGTTGGATCAGACGGCCGAGGGCGGCGCGGACGATCGCGAGCAGGTGTACGACGTGCTCGCGGCCCGGCAGTTGGCGGATGAACGCAACGCGCATTGCCGAGCATTGAGCAAGGCGGGGGTGCATGTGCTGGAAGCGGACGCGCAGGGCCTGCAACTGAAGATCATCAACGAATACCTGTCGATCAAGAGTCGGCAGTTGTTGTAG
- a CDS encoding AAA family ATPase — protein sequence MDEQVIEKLTLEDAADRLGSLREQLSKVIHGQRAVLDQLCVALLCGGHALLEGSPGTAKTLTVRALAMAMDCRMKRIQFTPDLMPSDIVGTNTYNLHTQTFELRPGPIFTDLLLADEINRAPAKTQAALLEAMSERHATIDGERELLSPVFTVFATQNPIEFEGTYPLPEAQQDRFLLKIPVPYPDVDAERDMLQAVHRGEAPERLEARGIEPVMTVAELQAMQRQLVDVQVEPGVMDYLLTLCRATREHDLLLMGASPRAAIHLLQASKASALLSGRDYVIPDDVVKMFTPVIGHRLVLSAEAEVSGEDAGSVQEQILDQTDVPR from the coding sequence GTGGATGAACAGGTGATAGAAAAGCTCACGCTGGAGGACGCGGCCGACCGACTCGGGTCGCTGCGCGAACAGTTGTCGAAGGTGATTCACGGGCAGCGCGCGGTGCTCGACCAGTTGTGCGTTGCGCTGCTTTGCGGCGGGCATGCGCTGTTGGAGGGCAGCCCGGGCACAGCCAAGACGTTGACGGTGCGGGCGCTGGCGATGGCGATGGATTGTCGTATGAAGCGCATCCAGTTTACGCCTGACCTGATGCCGTCGGACATTGTGGGCACGAACACGTACAACCTGCACACGCAGACGTTCGAGCTGCGGCCGGGGCCGATCTTCACCGACCTGCTGCTGGCGGATGAGATCAACCGTGCGCCGGCGAAGACGCAGGCGGCGCTGCTGGAAGCGATGAGCGAACGGCATGCGACGATCGACGGCGAGCGTGAGTTGTTGTCGCCGGTGTTTACCGTGTTCGCAACGCAGAACCCGATCGAGTTTGAAGGCACGTATCCGCTGCCGGAGGCGCAGCAGGATCGTTTTCTACTGAAGATCCCCGTGCCGTATCCGGACGTTGATGCGGAGCGCGACATGCTGCAGGCGGTGCATCGCGGTGAAGCGCCGGAGCGGCTTGAAGCGCGTGGCATCGAGCCGGTGATGACGGTGGCGGAGTTGCAGGCGATGCAGCGGCAGTTGGTGGATGTGCAGGTTGAGCCGGGGGTGATGGATTACCTGCTGACGCTTTGCCGAGCGACGCGCGAGCATGACCTGCTGCTGATGGGGGCGAGCCCGCGTGCGGCGATTCATCTGCTTCAGGCGAGCAAGGCGAGTGCGCTGTTGAGCGGTCGGGATTATGTGATCCCCGACGACGTGGTGAAGATGTTTACGCCGGTGATCGGCCATCGGCTGGTGCTGTCGGCCGAGGCAGAGGTCAGCGGGGAAGATGCGGGTTCGGTGCAGGAGCAGATCCTCGATCAGACGGACGTGCCGCGATGA
- a CDS encoding DUF4350 domain-containing protein: MGKRAMLWLAVLVVLAGGWAFYELAVYASRGGEHTPLYSVRRYDPYGTAALHRLLVERGQAVSLLERPRLDDGASGVLLQTLPMPRRERRTSVGSDVYALPTSHMADWIAEGNTVVQLTRHRTELMRELGVPRPTDAWADGEGYEAIEHHQRRGGLPSEQPIPRTPAASVDEDDDRRMMLRGPVYWSADAADESDESTDEADGEAGRWTPLWRSGERVVVGEVRHGEGRLVVVGSPTLVLNDGLEQADNLAVVLELLGDQPVIFDEWSHGVGHIGTVMGLIRGFGLMPVVGQILLIMVVYHWGTRGRWRAELAGPPRSRSSVEQVQTLGRLYSEALGLEDTTRRTVAEVYRRLGQAWRCEPQRLRERGGRRIDPLDDQMLALLDRADAIVDRMQAGAAGKANVVERELAALLNESHELIRKRKRG; the protein is encoded by the coding sequence ATGGGTAAGCGGGCGATGTTGTGGCTGGCGGTGCTGGTCGTGCTGGCTGGGGGATGGGCGTTTTACGAGCTGGCGGTGTACGCCAGTCGTGGCGGTGAGCATACGCCGTTGTATTCGGTACGTCGATACGACCCGTACGGCACGGCGGCGCTGCATCGGTTGCTGGTGGAACGCGGGCAGGCGGTGTCACTGCTGGAACGGCCGCGGCTGGACGATGGGGCGAGCGGTGTGCTGTTGCAGACGCTGCCGATGCCGCGACGCGAGCGGCGAACGAGCGTGGGGAGTGATGTGTACGCGCTGCCGACGAGTCACATGGCGGACTGGATTGCTGAGGGGAATACGGTGGTGCAGTTGACGCGTCATCGCACGGAGTTGATGCGCGAGTTGGGCGTGCCTCGGCCGACGGATGCATGGGCGGATGGTGAGGGTTACGAGGCGATTGAGCATCATCAGCGTCGCGGCGGGTTGCCGAGCGAGCAGCCGATACCGCGAACGCCGGCGGCGTCGGTGGATGAAGATGATGATCGGCGAATGATGCTGCGCGGGCCGGTGTACTGGTCGGCGGATGCGGCGGATGAGTCGGATGAGTCGACAGATGAGGCGGATGGTGAGGCGGGGAGATGGACACCGTTATGGCGTAGCGGCGAGCGCGTCGTGGTCGGCGAGGTGAGGCATGGGGAAGGGCGGTTGGTGGTGGTTGGTTCGCCGACGCTGGTGCTGAATGATGGATTGGAGCAGGCGGACAATCTTGCGGTTGTGTTGGAACTGCTGGGTGATCAGCCGGTGATATTTGATGAGTGGTCGCATGGCGTGGGTCATATCGGCACGGTGATGGGGCTGATCCGCGGGTTTGGTTTGATGCCGGTGGTGGGACAGATTTTGTTGATCATGGTGGTTTATCACTGGGGGACGCGCGGGCGTTGGCGGGCGGAGTTGGCGGGCCCGCCACGCAGTCGGTCGAGCGTGGAACAGGTGCAGACGCTGGGTCGGCTATACAGTGAAGCGCTGGGGCTGGAGGATACGACGCGGCGGACGGTCGCGGAGGTGTATCGTCGACTGGGGCAGGCGTGGCGGTGTGAACCGCAGCGATTGCGCGAGCGCGGCGGGCGACGGATCGACCCGTTGGACGATCAGATGCTGGCGTTGCTCGATCGGGCGGACGCGATCGTGGATCGCATGCAGGCGGGCGCGGCGGGCAAGGCGAACGTGGTGGAGCGTGAGCTGGCGGCATTGTTGAACGAATCACACGAACTGATAAGGAAACGCAAGCGTGGATGA
- the pyrH gene encoding UMP kinase — translation MTSTPPDQPDADPARPDTAAPAPRYRRALLKISGEAFSKPGNFGIDGDELDIIAREIADAAKVGTQLAVVVGGGNIIRGAQLAQAGHIQQATADYMGMLGTALNGLALKEALENLGQPARVLSALNLSSVAETFIRGRAIRHLEKGRVVIFVAGTGNPFFTTDSAASLRAAEIGADVLLKATKVDGIYDRDPHKHSDAKRYDRLTFREAIEQQLKIMDITAFSMCMDRNIPVVVFNMKEPGHIAEVVRGMNHGTRVEMD, via the coding sequence ATGACCAGCACACCCCCCGACCAGCCCGACGCCGACCCGGCCCGCCCGGACACGGCCGCCCCCGCCCCGCGCTATCGCCGCGCCCTGCTGAAAATCTCCGGCGAAGCGTTTTCCAAGCCTGGCAACTTCGGCATCGACGGCGATGAACTGGACATCATCGCCCGCGAGATCGCCGACGCCGCGAAAGTCGGCACGCAACTGGCGGTCGTCGTGGGCGGCGGCAACATCATCCGCGGCGCCCAACTCGCCCAGGCCGGCCACATCCAGCAGGCCACCGCCGACTACATGGGCATGCTCGGCACGGCCCTCAACGGACTCGCCCTCAAGGAAGCGTTGGAAAACCTCGGCCAGCCGGCCCGCGTGCTCAGTGCCCTGAATCTCTCCTCCGTCGCCGAGACGTTCATCCGCGGCCGAGCGATTCGCCACCTTGAAAAGGGCCGCGTCGTCATCTTCGTCGCCGGCACGGGCAACCCGTTCTTCACCACAGACTCGGCCGCGAGCCTCCGCGCCGCGGAGATCGGCGCGGACGTCCTGCTCAAAGCCACCAAGGTCGACGGCATCTACGATCGTGACCCGCACAAGCACAGCGACGCGAAACGCTACGACCGCCTGACCTTCCGCGAAGCCATCGAACAGCAGCTCAAGATCATGGACATCACCGCTTTCAGCATGTGCATGGACCGCAACATTCCCGTGGTGGTGTTCAACATGAAAGAGCCCGGCCACATCGCGGAAGTCGTGCGAGGCATGAATCACGGCACGCGCGTGGAGATGGATTGA
- a CDS encoding carbon-nitrogen hydrolase family protein produces the protein MMNRIRVASLQYFIRPVERFEEFADQVSALVWTAADYKCSLLVFPEYFTCQLLTLNNIHRPIKEQIRHLAALEDEIVELMRGLARESGLYIVGGTLPAVDPPDMETVYNECYLFSPNGDWDVQGKLHMTRFEKEEWCISPHDKFKVFDTALGKMAITICYDVEFPELARAAARQGAYILIVPSCTDERQGFLRVRYCAAARAIENQMYVIHSGTVGSLPQVPAVSLNYGQASILSPSDFAFARDGIVAEGIPNQESMVIAELDIDRIRESREMGTVLPLTDSVSSAEVAASLEVVRL, from the coding sequence ATGATGAACCGCATCCGCGTCGCCAGCTTGCAGTATTTCATTCGGCCGGTCGAGCGCTTTGAGGAGTTTGCCGACCAGGTGTCGGCCCTCGTCTGGACGGCGGCGGACTACAAGTGTTCGCTGCTGGTGTTTCCGGAATACTTCACTTGCCAATTGCTCACGCTCAACAATATTCATCGGCCGATCAAGGAACAGATCCGCCACCTTGCGGCGTTGGAAGATGAGATTGTCGAACTCATGCGCGGCCTCGCGCGAGAGAGCGGGCTTTACATTGTTGGCGGTACGCTGCCGGCCGTCGATCCGCCGGACATGGAGACGGTTTATAACGAATGCTACCTGTTCAGCCCGAACGGGGATTGGGACGTGCAGGGCAAGCTGCACATGACGCGGTTTGAGAAGGAAGAGTGGTGCATCTCGCCACACGACAAGTTCAAGGTCTTCGACACGGCTTTGGGCAAGATGGCGATCACGATCTGTTACGACGTGGAGTTTCCGGAGCTGGCGCGGGCGGCGGCTCGGCAGGGGGCGTACATTCTGATCGTGCCTTCGTGCACCGATGAACGGCAGGGGTTTTTGCGTGTGCGGTATTGTGCCGCGGCGCGGGCGATTGAGAATCAGATGTATGTGATTCATTCGGGCACGGTGGGGTCGCTGCCGCAAGTGCCTGCCGTGTCGTTGAATTATGGGCAGGCGTCGATTCTTTCGCCGAGCGATTTCGCGTTCGCGCGCGATGGCATTGTGGCGGAGGGGATTCCGAATCAGGAAAGCATGGTGATTGCCGAGCTCGACATCGATAGAATCAGAGAGAGCCGGGAGATGGGTACGGTGCTGCCACTGACCGACAGCGTAAGCAGTGCCGAGGTCGCCGCTTCGCTGGAAGTCGTGCGGCTGTAG
- the frr gene encoding ribosome recycling factor encodes MDLDEILLEAEEAMDKALDYLKGELRGVRTGRASTGLVDYIKVEYYGSPTDLRQLAIISVPEPTQLLIKPFDATSSGEIVKAIEKSGLGLNPVNEGKQIRLSLPALSGERRQQLVASVKQMGEQAKVTIRNARRDANKHIDQAGKDKSNPVPEDAVDATKDDVQELTKKYEGQVDQAVEAKVKEVQEI; translated from the coding sequence ATGGACCTTGACGAAATTCTGTTGGAAGCTGAAGAGGCGATGGACAAAGCCCTTGATTACCTCAAGGGCGAGCTGCGCGGCGTACGCACCGGCCGGGCGTCCACCGGGCTCGTGGACTACATCAAGGTCGAATACTACGGCTCGCCGACCGACCTGCGCCAGTTGGCCATCATCAGCGTGCCCGAGCCGACGCAACTGCTGATCAAGCCGTTCGACGCGACCAGCTCGGGCGAGATCGTCAAGGCCATCGAAAAGTCGGGCCTTGGCCTGAATCCCGTCAATGAAGGCAAGCAGATCCGCCTGTCGCTGCCGGCTTTGAGCGGCGAGCGTCGGCAGCAGCTCGTCGCGAGCGTCAAGCAGATGGGCGAGCAGGCCAAGGTAACCATCCGCAACGCCCGCCGCGATGCGAACAAGCACATCGACCAGGCCGGCAAGGACAAGTCCAACCCCGTGCCCGAAGACGCCGTGGACGCAACCAAGGACGACGTGCAGGAACTGACCAAGAAGTACGAAGGCCAGGTCGATCAGGCGGTGGAGGCGAAGGTCAAAGAGGTGCAGGAAATCTGA
- a CDS encoding GNAT family N-acetyltransferase, producing the protein MCTDINLSTVNANHPHVTVRNTRSEDIEPIVAMSRLVYGQKRKQRWLPEELLSHLRVFPQGQLVAVDRDSGAVVGMAASLILLWDDYETSDTWMDFTGGGTFDTHDPEGRTLYGAEVMVHPDHQGKGIGKALYAARRELCRVLGLRRIRAGARLRGYHGHADELTPRHYVAKVMSGELGDPTLSFQLKQGFKVLAVVSDYLDDDEDSLGYAALIEWINPEVARPEDIAGQGKKFERQLQDDTAGSDI; encoded by the coding sequence ATGTGTACCGACATCAATCTGTCGACGGTCAACGCCAATCATCCCCACGTTACCGTTCGCAACACGCGATCGGAGGACATCGAACCCATCGTCGCGATGAGTCGACTTGTCTACGGCCAGAAGCGCAAGCAACGCTGGCTGCCTGAAGAGCTGCTGTCGCATTTGCGCGTTTTTCCGCAGGGCCAACTCGTGGCGGTCGATCGCGATTCGGGCGCGGTCGTCGGCATGGCAGCGAGCCTTATCCTGCTCTGGGACGACTACGAAACCAGCGATACGTGGATGGACTTCACCGGCGGCGGTACGTTTGACACACATGACCCCGAAGGGCGAACCCTCTACGGCGCGGAAGTCATGGTGCACCCCGACCACCAGGGGAAGGGGATTGGTAAAGCGCTTTACGCGGCGCGGCGGGAGCTGTGTCGCGTGCTCGGCCTGCGGCGAATCCGCGCGGGGGCGCGCCTGCGCGGCTACCACGGTCACGCGGACGAGCTGACGCCGAGGCATTACGTTGCCAAAGTCATGTCGGGCGAACTGGGTGACCCGACGCTGAGCTTTCAGCTCAAGCAGGGGTTCAAGGTGCTCGCGGTCGTGAGCGATTATCTCGATGACGACGAGGACAGCCTCGGCTACGCGGCGCTGATCGAGTGGATCAACCCCGAGGTTGCGCGCCCCGAAGACATCGCGGGCCAGGGCAAGAAGTTTGAACGCCAGTTGCAGGACGACACGGCCGGCTCGGATATCTGA
- the lepA gene encoding translation elongation factor 4, translating to MNIRNFCIIAHIDHGKSTLADRMLQFTGAVTDREAREQTLDDMDLERERGITIKASAVSVKHVHNGDDFLLNFIDTPGHVDFHYEVSRALLACEGAILVVDASQGVEAQTVANAYMAIEADLEIIPVINKIDLPSARPEEIALEMEQTLGIPADDCIFTSAKTGQGIGELLAAICDRLPGPKGKTEAKTQALIFDSEYDDYRGVITYFRMMNGKLQVGDRIRMMGTGRVFPIVDIGKFTPKMTSYKQPIEAGEVGYMVANIKTLDDVNIGDTITRDTDPAPEPLPGYREPQQMVFCDFYPSGDTKFDELRDAIDRLHLNDASFTYQPTSSEALGFGFRCGFLGMLHMDIIQERLEREGNVGIVQTAPTVTYEVVKTGAASQNSERVMQITNPSDLPDPSQIAEVREPIVDIEIITPNDCIGDLMRLCETRRGQYVSQTYLSDSRQILKYELPLAEIIFDFYDKLKSITRGYGTMDYNIKGFRKDSLVKMDILINGTPVDALSVIVHKDKADLRGRSLLKRLKEEIDRHMFEIPLQAAIGGKIIARESIKAMRKNVTAKCYGGDVSRKRKLLEKQKKGKERMKRIGTVDIPQEAFMAVLDPGDS from the coding sequence ATGAACATCCGCAACTTCTGTATTATCGCGCATATTGACCACGGCAAGAGCACGCTCGCCGACCGCATGCTCCAGTTCACCGGCGCCGTCACCGACCGCGAGGCCCGCGAGCAGACGCTCGACGATATGGACCTCGAACGCGAGCGAGGCATCACCATCAAGGCCTCCGCGGTGTCGGTCAAGCATGTGCACAACGGCGACGACTTCCTGCTGAACTTCATCGACACGCCCGGCCACGTTGACTTCCATTACGAAGTCTCGCGCGCCCTGCTCGCGTGCGAAGGGGCGATCCTCGTCGTCGACGCATCGCAGGGCGTCGAGGCGCAGACGGTCGCCAATGCGTACATGGCCATCGAAGCCGACCTTGAAATCATTCCCGTCATCAACAAGATCGATCTGCCCAGCGCCCGGCCGGAGGAGATCGCGCTGGAGATGGAGCAGACGCTCGGCATCCCGGCGGACGACTGCATCTTCACCTCCGCCAAGACCGGACAGGGCATCGGCGAACTGCTGGCCGCCATCTGCGATCGGCTGCCCGGCCCCAAGGGTAAGACCGAAGCCAAAACGCAGGCGCTCATCTTCGACAGCGAGTATGACGACTATCGCGGCGTGATCACCTACTTCCGTATGATGAACGGCAAGCTGCAGGTCGGCGACCGCATCCGCATGATGGGCACCGGCCGAGTCTTCCCCATCGTCGACATCGGCAAGTTCACGCCGAAGATGACCAGCTACAAGCAGCCGATCGAAGCCGGCGAAGTCGGTTACATGGTCGCCAACATCAAGACGCTCGACGACGTCAACATCGGCGACACCATCACCCGCGACACCGACCCCGCCCCCGAGCCCCTGCCCGGCTACCGCGAGCCGCAGCAGATGGTCTTCTGCGACTTCTACCCGTCAGGCGATACGAAGTTCGACGAGCTGCGCGACGCCATCGACCGGCTGCACCTCAATGATGCGAGCTTCACCTATCAGCCAACATCCAGCGAAGCGCTGGGCTTCGGCTTCCGCTGCGGCTTCCTGGGCATGCTCCACATGGACATCATTCAGGAAAGGCTTGAGCGCGAAGGCAATGTCGGCATTGTCCAGACCGCGCCGACCGTCACGTATGAGGTGGTCAAGACCGGCGCTGCGTCGCAGAACAGCGAACGCGTCATGCAGATCACCAACCCTTCCGACCTGCCGGACCCCTCGCAGATCGCGGAGGTGCGCGAGCCGATTGTCGATATTGAAATCATCACGCCTAACGACTGCATCGGCGACCTGATGCGGCTGTGCGAAACCCGGCGCGGGCAGTACGTCAGCCAGACGTACCTTTCCGACAGTCGGCAGATTCTCAAGTACGAGCTGCCGTTGGCGGAAATCATTTTCGACTTCTACGACAAGCTGAAGTCGATCACGCGTGGCTACGGCACGATGGATTACAACATCAAGGGCTTCCGCAAGGACAGCCTTGTGAAGATGGACATTCTGATCAACGGAACGCCGGTGGATGCGCTGTCCGTGATTGTTCATAAGGACAAGGCCGACCTTCGCGGGCGATCGCTGTTGAAGCGGTTGAAGGAAGAGATCGACCGCCACATGTTCGAGATTCCGCTGCAAGCGGCGATCGGCGGCAAGATCATCGCCCGCGAGTCGATCAAGGCGATGCGCAAGAACGTCACCGCCAAATGCTACGGCGGCGACGTGTCGCGTAAACGCAAGTTGCTGGAGAAACAGAAAAAGGGCAAGGAGCGCATGAAGCGCATCGGTACGGTCGACATCCCGCAGGAAGCGTTCATGGCAGTGCTCGATCCGGGGGACAGTTGA
- a CDS encoding RDD family protein, whose protein sequence is MNDREELAQPAAEPGTFVRCDVTGEELPIDETVVLHGYRVGPAGKQTLMQRMEAGEALPGELVRPTVLRRFGCMFVDGILMYIVAIVIMIPVFVMAGLGMADIFTDEYQNPGEIIITGVATLLTTTAGVLYFTLMHGYYGQSVGKMAGRVKLVNEDGNPISMKQAFWRAMIYTGINYLPALAMLAAMVHAMVAEAASMALNLAVAAFFIVNVIFALLDRQQQRAVHDRLTGTRVVRIE, encoded by the coding sequence ATGAACGATCGCGAAGAGCTGGCCCAGCCAGCAGCGGAGCCGGGGACGTTCGTGCGATGTGATGTGACCGGCGAAGAACTGCCTATCGACGAAACAGTCGTACTGCACGGCTATCGCGTCGGGCCCGCGGGCAAACAAACGCTCATGCAGCGGATGGAAGCCGGCGAAGCACTGCCCGGCGAACTCGTACGCCCCACCGTACTGCGACGGTTCGGCTGCATGTTCGTCGATGGCATTTTGATGTACATCGTCGCAATCGTGATCATGATTCCGGTGTTCGTCATGGCCGGCCTCGGTATGGCGGACATATTCACCGATGAGTATCAAAACCCCGGCGAGATCATCATCACCGGCGTGGCCACGTTGCTGACCACCACCGCCGGCGTGCTCTACTTCACGCTCATGCACGGCTACTACGGCCAGTCCGTGGGCAAGATGGCCGGCCGCGTCAAGCTCGTCAACGAAGATGGCAACCCGATCAGCATGAAGCAGGCCTTCTGGCGCGCGATGATCTACACCGGCATCAACTACCTGCCCGCGCTCGCGATGCTCGCCGCGATGGTCCACGCCATGGTCGCCGAGGCCGCGAGCATGGCGTTGAACCTGGCGGTCGCCGCGTTCTTCATTGTCAACGTGATCTTCGCCCTGCTCGACCGTCAGCAGCAACGTGCCGTGCACGATCGGCTGACCGGCACGCGCGTCGTTCGCATCGAGTAA
- a CDS encoding class I SAM-dependent methyltransferase encodes MPTYEPSDWYRTPLYYDIIFDEGTRREADFLQAVFEWYGGAAVGRVLEPACGTGRLMAELGRRGCEVSGFDVSLPMLEFAGGRLDDANVAGELKQARLERFHYRKRFDFAHCLVSTFLYLADEAAARDHLQRMARSLRPGGVYVLGLHLTDYDDRGRTRERWVGQRDGVDVVCNVQAWPADRRKRAQQVRSRLVVQADGATRRYQTQWTFRTYSERQLRRLLASVPTLEHVATYNFHHDVEQLVSLGDGELDKVLVLRRRDG; translated from the coding sequence ATGCCGACTTACGAGCCTTCTGACTGGTACCGGACGCCGCTTTATTACGACATTATTTTTGATGAAGGCACGCGGCGGGAGGCGGATTTTCTGCAGGCGGTATTTGAGTGGTACGGCGGCGCGGCGGTTGGGCGGGTGCTGGAGCCGGCTTGCGGGACGGGTCGGTTGATGGCGGAACTCGGTCGGCGGGGGTGTGAGGTAAGCGGTTTCGATGTGAGCTTGCCGATGCTCGAATTCGCCGGCGGACGGCTTGATGATGCGAACGTGGCGGGTGAGTTGAAGCAGGCTCGACTTGAGCGTTTTCACTATCGCAAGCGGTTTGATTTCGCACACTGTCTGGTGAGCACGTTTCTTTATCTGGCTGACGAGGCGGCGGCGCGCGACCATTTGCAACGTATGGCACGGTCGCTTCGGCCGGGCGGTGTTTATGTGCTGGGGCTGCATCTGACGGATTACGATGACCGCGGGCGGACGCGCGAGCGATGGGTCGGCCAGCGTGATGGGGTTGACGTGGTTTGTAACGTTCAGGCCTGGCCTGCGGACCGTCGCAAGCGTGCCCAGCAGGTCCGCAGCAGGCTGGTGGTGCAGGCGGACGGCGCGACGCGGCGGTATCAAACGCAGTGGACTTTCCGAACCTACAGCGAGAGGCAGTTGCGGCGGCTGCTGGCGTCCGTGCCGACGCTGGAGCATGTGGCGACGTACAACTTTCATCATGACGTTGAGCAACTGGTTTCGCTGGGCGATGGTGAGCTGGACAAGGTGTTGGTCCTGCGTCGTCGGGACGGATGA